In Geobacter anodireducens, a genomic segment contains:
- a CDS encoding tyrosine--tRNA ligase (catalyzes the formation of tyrosyl-tRNA(Tyr) from tyrosine and tRNA(Tyr)) — protein MSVADQMALIKRGAVEILVEKELEEKLEKSARTGVPLTIKAGFDPTAPDLHLGHTVLLHKMRQFQQLGHEVIFLIGDFTGMIGDPTGKSETRKALSREDVLRNAETYKEQVFKILDPEKTRVAFNSEWLAKLDAGGMIGLAAKYTVARMLERDDFGKRFANQLPISIHEFLYPLIQGYDSVALQADVELGGTDQKFNLLVGRELQREWGQTPQTVITMPLLEGLDGVNKMSKSLGNYIGINEPADEIFGKIMSISDELMLRYYELLSDLSMVEIDGIRTGIRDGSVHPMEAKKQLGREVVARYHGATAASDAEEHFVKRFRDNQTPDEMPEMTLAASGDKVALCRLLAEANLVKSNSEGRRAIQQGGVKVNGEKVSDESLELAAAGVYVIQFGKRRFARIIFA, from the coding sequence ATGTCCGTTGCCGATCAAATGGCGCTCATCAAGCGGGGCGCAGTAGAGATACTGGTAGAGAAGGAACTTGAGGAAAAACTTGAGAAGTCGGCCAGAACCGGAGTGCCCCTCACGATAAAGGCCGGCTTCGACCCCACTGCGCCCGATCTTCACTTGGGGCATACGGTTCTTCTGCACAAGATGCGTCAATTCCAGCAGCTCGGACACGAGGTTATTTTCCTCATCGGCGATTTTACCGGCATGATCGGTGATCCGACCGGCAAGTCCGAAACGCGCAAGGCGCTCAGCCGCGAGGATGTTCTGCGCAACGCCGAAACCTACAAAGAACAGGTGTTCAAGATCCTCGATCCGGAGAAAACACGGGTGGCCTTCAACTCGGAGTGGCTGGCCAAGCTCGACGCCGGCGGGATGATCGGCCTTGCCGCCAAATACACCGTAGCGCGGATGCTTGAGCGCGACGACTTCGGAAAGAGGTTTGCGAACCAGCTTCCCATAAGCATTCACGAGTTCCTTTATCCTCTGATTCAAGGGTACGATTCGGTGGCTCTTCAGGCAGATGTGGAACTCGGGGGTACTGACCAGAAGTTCAACCTGCTCGTGGGACGCGAACTCCAGCGTGAATGGGGGCAAACCCCTCAGACCGTAATCACGATGCCGTTGCTTGAAGGGCTCGACGGCGTCAACAAGATGAGTAAATCTCTCGGCAACTATATCGGAATCAACGAACCGGCCGACGAAATATTCGGCAAGATCATGTCGATATCCGACGAGCTCATGCTTCGATACTACGAATTGCTGAGCGATCTCTCCATGGTTGAAATTGATGGCATACGGACGGGTATCCGTGATGGTTCGGTACACCCCATGGAGGCCAAAAAGCAACTTGGCCGGGAGGTTGTTGCCCGCTACCACGGCGCAACAGCGGCCAGCGATGCCGAGGAGCATTTCGTCAAGCGGTTCAGGGATAATCAGACGCCCGATGAAATGCCTGAAATGACCCTTGCGGCTTCTGGCGACAAGGTCGCCCTCTGCCGGCTTCTGGCCGAAGCGAACCTCGTCAAGTCCAACAGTGAAGGACGTCGCGCCATCCAGCAGGGCGGTGTCAAGGTCAACGGCGAAAAAGTCTCGGATGAGAGCCTGGAACTTGCCGCTGCAGGGGTTTACGTCATTCAGTTCGGCAAGCGACGTTTCGCCCGCATCATCTTTGCTTGA
- a CDS encoding metallophosphoesterase, which produces MPVNILFIGDIVGSPGRQALVRELHRLVDHYRVDLVVANGENSAGGFGITEETAKELFSLGIDVLTSGNHIWDKRDSFSFIGREERLVRPANYPPGTVGRGATVVRTAGGVPVGILNLEGRVFMNNLDCPFRVADQEIERLRESTPLIFVDFHAEATSEKIALGWHLDGKVSAVVGTHTHVQTADERILPGGTAYITDAGMTGSFDSVIGVRKELALERFVTQMPVRFEVAKKDVRLNGVVIGVDPVSGRALSIERISLICS; this is translated from the coding sequence ATGCCCGTTAACATCCTCTTTATCGGCGACATTGTCGGGAGCCCGGGGCGCCAGGCTCTTGTCCGCGAACTTCATCGGCTCGTGGATCATTATCGGGTGGATCTTGTCGTGGCCAATGGCGAAAATTCGGCCGGAGGCTTCGGGATTACCGAGGAGACGGCAAAGGAGCTCTTCTCGCTCGGGATCGACGTCCTGACCAGCGGCAACCACATTTGGGACAAGCGCGATTCCTTTTCCTTCATCGGCCGGGAAGAACGGCTGGTACGCCCGGCAAACTACCCTCCCGGCACCGTGGGGCGCGGAGCAACCGTGGTCCGCACTGCCGGAGGAGTTCCGGTTGGCATCCTGAACCTTGAGGGGCGGGTATTCATGAACAATCTGGATTGCCCGTTCCGTGTCGCTGACCAGGAAATCGAGAGGCTGAGGGAGTCGACGCCGCTCATTTTCGTCGACTTCCATGCAGAAGCCACATCGGAAAAAATCGCCCTTGGCTGGCATCTCGACGGCAAGGTCAGTGCGGTCGTTGGAACGCATACCCATGTTCAGACCGCCGATGAACGTATCTTGCCCGGCGGCACGGCGTATATTACCGATGCGGGCATGACGGGAAGCTTCGACTCGGTCATCGGGGTTCGCAAAGAGCTGGCCTTGGAGCGGTTTGTCACGCAGATGCCGGTCAGGTTCGAGGTTGCAAAGAAGGACGTGCGACTCAACGGAGTTGTCATTGGTGTCGATCCGGTCAGTGGTCGGGCACTCTCCATTGAGCGCATTTCACTAATCTGTTCGTGA
- a CDS encoding ribonuclease Y (protein from Staphylococcus aureus has phosphodiesterase activity against 2'-3'-cAMP and 2'-3'-cGMP) encodes MKIELAIIFIVLAAGAGFLIGNLLRKKLSDSLVSKAEELASRIVDDAKREAETISKEAALQAKDVVYQAKADFEREAKEKHKDLQSLEKRLQQKEENLDKKMNLFDQRDADLTKKEQGILAREQSLAKKEDSLDALAAEQRTKLEQISGMTSAEAKKILMDAMESEAKLDAAKRIKAIEEEARETADKKSKEIISLAVQRYAGEYVAEKTVSVVALPSDEMKGRIIGREGRNIRALEAATGIDLIIDDTPEAVILSGFNPVRREVAKIALEKLIADGRIHPGRIEEVVAKAEEEVEQAVKEAGDQAAFDLGVHGIHPEILKLIGRLKYRTSYSQNVYQHSLEVAFLCGIMASELGVNVKQAKRAGLLHDLGKAVDHEVEGSHAVIGAELARKYGESPKIVHAIMAHHEDEKPNSILAVLVQAADALSGARPGARREMMETYVKRLEDLERIACSFGGVNNSFAIQAGREIRVMVSSEEVSDERAVLLAKDIAKKIEAEMTYPGQIKVNVIRETRAIEYAR; translated from the coding sequence TTGAAGATAGAACTGGCAATTATTTTCATCGTCCTCGCGGCAGGAGCGGGATTTCTGATCGGAAACCTGCTGCGCAAGAAACTCTCTGATTCTCTGGTAAGCAAGGCCGAAGAACTCGCCTCCCGCATCGTTGACGATGCCAAGCGCGAAGCGGAGACGATCAGCAAGGAAGCCGCTCTCCAGGCCAAGGATGTCGTCTATCAGGCCAAGGCCGACTTCGAGCGGGAAGCAAAGGAAAAACACAAGGATCTTCAGAGCCTGGAAAAGCGCCTCCAGCAGAAGGAAGAGAACCTCGACAAAAAGATGAACCTCTTCGATCAGCGCGATGCCGACCTGACCAAGAAGGAGCAGGGCATCCTCGCACGCGAGCAGTCGCTCGCAAAAAAAGAGGACTCCCTTGATGCGCTCGCGGCCGAGCAGCGGACCAAGCTGGAGCAAATCTCCGGCATGACCTCGGCCGAAGCGAAAAAGATTCTTATGGATGCCATGGAGAGCGAGGCCAAGCTTGATGCCGCCAAGCGGATCAAGGCCATCGAAGAGGAGGCACGCGAGACCGCGGACAAGAAGTCCAAGGAAATCATATCACTTGCCGTCCAGCGGTATGCGGGCGAGTATGTTGCCGAAAAGACCGTATCAGTGGTTGCCTTGCCCTCCGACGAAATGAAGGGCCGGATCATCGGCCGTGAAGGTCGCAATATCCGCGCCCTTGAGGCTGCCACCGGCATCGACCTCATTATCGACGATACCCCCGAGGCGGTCATCCTTTCAGGCTTCAACCCGGTTCGCCGCGAAGTGGCAAAGATCGCCCTTGAAAAACTCATCGCGGACGGACGGATTCACCCCGGCCGCATTGAAGAGGTGGTGGCCAAGGCAGAGGAAGAAGTGGAACAGGCCGTCAAGGAGGCTGGCGATCAGGCGGCCTTCGACCTTGGCGTGCACGGCATCCACCCTGAGATCCTCAAACTCATCGGTCGGTTGAAATACCGTACATCTTACAGCCAGAACGTATACCAGCACTCGCTGGAGGTCGCCTTTCTCTGCGGCATCATGGCCTCGGAACTGGGCGTCAACGTCAAGCAGGCAAAGCGCGCCGGTCTGCTCCACGACTTGGGCAAGGCGGTGGACCACGAGGTCGAAGGATCCCACGCGGTCATCGGCGCCGAACTTGCGCGTAAATATGGCGAGTCGCCCAAGATTGTCCACGCCATCATGGCCCATCACGAGGATGAGAAGCCGAATTCGATCCTCGCCGTTCTCGTTCAGGCCGCCGACGCCCTCTCCGGCGCACGGCCGGGGGCGCGCCGGGAAATGATGGAAACGTACGTGAAGCGGCTCGAGGACCTTGAGCGGATCGCCTGCTCCTTTGGCGGTGTAAACAACTCCTTTGCCATTCAGGCCGGCAGAGAAATCCGCGTCATGGTGTCGAGCGAGGAGGTGTCCGACGAGCGGGCCGTTCTGCTGGCCAAGGACATCGCCAAGAAAATCGAGGCCGAGATGACCTATCCCGGCCAGATCAAGGTGAATGTCATCCGGGAAACCCGCGCCATAGAGTATGCCCGTTAA
- a CDS encoding 5-formyltetrahydrofolate cyclo-ligase, which translates to MPKRALRQSMLALRRSLAPAEARRASEAIQRSFADSDGFRKSRVVALYAPIRGEVDTGDVLRLALDQGKTVLLPVVCGDELRFIEVTDPAGLRPGSYAIPEPCLTGTAVAPDRADIIVVPGVAFDLAGRRIGYGKGFYDRALHHLEGTGRLVGFCYDFQLVDEIRGEPHDVALDLIVTEKRIIRPLG; encoded by the coding sequence AGATCCCTGGCCCCTGCCGAGGCCAGGCGGGCTTCCGAGGCCATCCAGCGCTCGTTTGCGGACAGCGACGGCTTCCGGAAGTCACGGGTCGTTGCTCTCTACGCCCCCATCAGGGGTGAGGTCGACACGGGTGACGTGCTTCGGCTTGCCCTCGACCAGGGAAAGACGGTTCTCCTGCCCGTCGTGTGTGGCGACGAGCTCCGTTTCATCGAAGTGACAGACCCGGCAGGACTCCGCCCGGGTTCATACGCTATTCCGGAGCCCTGTCTAACGGGAACTGCCGTTGCTCCCGACCGCGCGGACATCATTGTTGTGCCGGGGGTGGCCTTTGATCTGGCCGGCCGCCGGATCGGCTATGGAAAGGGGTTTTATGACCGGGCACTCCACCATCTGGAGGGAACGGGCCGACTTGTCGGCTTTTGTTACGATTTCCAGCTTGTTGATGAAATACGGGGAGAGCCCCATGATGTGGCGCTCGATCTGATCGTTACCGAGAAGAGGATCATTCGTCCTCTCGGTTAG